The following are encoded together in the Drosophila sechellia strain sech25 chromosome 3R, ASM438219v1, whole genome shotgun sequence genome:
- the LOC6613797 gene encoding odorant receptor 82a isoform X1, whose product MGRLFQLQEYCLRAMAHRDDMDGTEGRALSLQHISSLIFVISAQYPLISYVAYNRNDMEKVTACLSVVFTNMLTVIKISTFLANRKDFWEMIRRFRKMHEHSSHIPRYRERLDYVAEANKLASFLGRAYCLSCGLTGLYFMLGPIVKIGACRWHGTTYDKELPMPMKFPFNDLESPGYEVCFLYTVLVTVVVVAYASAVDGLFISFAINLRAHFQTLQSQIENWEFPSSKPDTQIRLKSIVEYHVLLLSLSRKLRSMYTPTVMGQFVITSLQVGVIIYQLVTNMDSVMDLLLYASFFGSIMLQLFIYCYGGEIIKAESLQVDTAVRLSNWHLASPKSRTSLSLIILQSQKEVLIRAGFFVASLANFVGICRTALSLITLIKSIE is encoded by the exons ATGGGAAGGCTGTTTCAACTGCAGGAATACTGCCTGCGGGCAATGGCGCATAGGGATGACATGGATGGTACCGAGGGCAGGGCACTCAGCTTGCAGCACATTAGCTCCCTGATCTTCGTTATATCGGCGCAGTATCCCCTGATCTCCTATGTCGCCTACAACCGCAATGACATGGAGAAGGTCACGGCATGTCTCAGCGTGGTGTTCACCAATATGTTAACGGTTATAAAAATTTCTACATTTTTGGCAAACAGAAAGGACTTTTGGGAAATGATTCGCCGCTTCAGGAAAATGCATGAACATT CAAGTCACATTCCTAGGTACCGAGAGAGATTGGACTACGTTGCCGAGGCCAACAAGCTAGCATCTTTTTTGGGAAGAGCATATTGCTTGTCCTGCGGCCTAACAGGACTATACTTTATGCTGGGACCCATTGTGAAAATTGGGGCTTGCCGTTGGCATGGCACAACATATGACAAGGAGCTGCCCATGCCAATGAA GTTTCCATTTAACGATCTGGAAAGCCCCGGATACGAAGTTTGTTTCCTCTACACCGTACTAGTCACTGTCGTCGTTGTTGCCTACGCCTCGGCAGTCGAtggcttatttatttcgtttgcgattaatctgcGAGCTCATTTCCAAACACTGCAGagccaaattgaaaactgGGAGTTTCCTTCATCCAAGCCAGACACACAGATCAGGCTGAAATCTATCGTTGAATACCACGTGCTCCTGCTGTCCCTATCCCGGAAGTTACGATCGATGTACACACCCACCGTGATGGGGCAGTTCGTCATAACCTCCTTGCAGGTTGGCGTTATAATATACCAACTAGTGACA AACATGGACTCCGTCATGGATCTCTTGCTGTATGCATCGTTCTTTGGTTCAATCATGCTGCAATTATTTATCTATTGCTACGGCGGGGAAATCATCAAGGCTGAG AGTCTGCAGGTTGATACTGCTGTCCGGCTCTCCAACTGGCATCTGGCTTCTCCCAAGTCACGTACATCTTTGTCGTTGATCATTCTTCAGTCTCAAAAGGAAGTGCTTATTAGGGCTGGCTTCTTTGTTGCATCCCTGGCCAATTTCGTTGGG ATCTGTCGAACAGCCCTATCGTTGATTACCCTCATCAAATCTATTGAGTAA
- the LOC6613797 gene encoding odorant receptor 82a isoform X2, producing MGRLFQLQEYCLRAMAHRDDMDGTEGRALSLQHISSLIFVISAQYPLISYVAYNRNDMEKVTACLSVVFTNMLTVIKISTFLANRKDFWEMIRRFRKMHEHSSHIPRYRERLDYVAEANKLASFLGRAYCLSCGLTGLYFMLGPIVKIGACRWHGTTYDKELPMPMKFPFNDLESPGYEVCFLYTVLVTVVVVAYASAVDGLFISFAINLRAHFQTLQSQIENWEFPSSKPDTQIRLKSIVEYHVLLLSLSRKLRSMYTPTVMGQFVITSLQVGVIIYQLVTNMDSVMDLLLYASFFGSIMLQLFIYCYGGEIIKAESLQVDTAVRLSNWHLASPKSRTSLSLIILQSQKEVLIRAGFFVASLANFVGPYR from the exons ATGGGAAGGCTGTTTCAACTGCAGGAATACTGCCTGCGGGCAATGGCGCATAGGGATGACATGGATGGTACCGAGGGCAGGGCACTCAGCTTGCAGCACATTAGCTCCCTGATCTTCGTTATATCGGCGCAGTATCCCCTGATCTCCTATGTCGCCTACAACCGCAATGACATGGAGAAGGTCACGGCATGTCTCAGCGTGGTGTTCACCAATATGTTAACGGTTATAAAAATTTCTACATTTTTGGCAAACAGAAAGGACTTTTGGGAAATGATTCGCCGCTTCAGGAAAATGCATGAACATT CAAGTCACATTCCTAGGTACCGAGAGAGATTGGACTACGTTGCCGAGGCCAACAAGCTAGCATCTTTTTTGGGAAGAGCATATTGCTTGTCCTGCGGCCTAACAGGACTATACTTTATGCTGGGACCCATTGTGAAAATTGGGGCTTGCCGTTGGCATGGCACAACATATGACAAGGAGCTGCCCATGCCAATGAA GTTTCCATTTAACGATCTGGAAAGCCCCGGATACGAAGTTTGTTTCCTCTACACCGTACTAGTCACTGTCGTCGTTGTTGCCTACGCCTCGGCAGTCGAtggcttatttatttcgtttgcgattaatctgcGAGCTCATTTCCAAACACTGCAGagccaaattgaaaactgGGAGTTTCCTTCATCCAAGCCAGACACACAGATCAGGCTGAAATCTATCGTTGAATACCACGTGCTCCTGCTGTCCCTATCCCGGAAGTTACGATCGATGTACACACCCACCGTGATGGGGCAGTTCGTCATAACCTCCTTGCAGGTTGGCGTTATAATATACCAACTAGTGACA AACATGGACTCCGTCATGGATCTCTTGCTGTATGCATCGTTCTTTGGTTCAATCATGCTGCAATTATTTATCTATTGCTACGGCGGGGAAATCATCAAGGCTGAG AGTCTGCAGGTTGATACTGCTGTCCGGCTCTCCAACTGGCATCTGGCTTCTCCCAAGTCACGTACATCTTTGTCGTTGATCATTCTTCAGTCTCAAAAGGAAGTGCTTATTAGGGCTGGCTTCTTTGTTGCATCCCTGGCCAATTTCGTTGGG CCCTATCGTTGA
- the LOC6613798 gene encoding uncharacterized protein LOC6613798, translating to MTTSSLAIGASVALILLMWTGSGHCQVGYVRHLSELRIRELEKLAVRMQGSINTEKYACESYFDYVCSRNRPLFSIMGHMPQMGDLMQLLTDLQNDPEPFEAKQKTLDFFISCNLHHALEDCYRETYEYFKPLFGYIVTKNMLDGESHELADFLGILERFVVRFQKDRESNPILSKLATYKQKFKTPRVYFHARDLSREYKDLRIYRESYEHNVRNLEQHRKLNSTYELGVQRTMLDWSMYLYQSRNKPMSYFYSTFTVHLYMMLFNSLERQRDFTRFREDVECLRLPQFVNVLDEARMLAVIYLKSFRAAWIDYSAWINSPPQNSGIYDQENGVLQKYHLDNKRIFFTLYAQNFCEFGKDLAEHVFYLGLKQNKDFYDIYSCGFQTENPMTCV from the exons ATGACAACCTCAAGTCTTGCAATCGGCGCATCCGTAGCGCTTATTCTGTTGATGTGGACTGGTTCTGGGCATTGCCAAGTGGGATACGTGCGGCACCTGTCGGAGCTGCGGATAAGGGAACTTGAAAAATTGGCGGTTCGTATGCAGGGCTCCATCAACACCGAAAAGTATGCCTGCGAGAGCTATTTTGACTACGTCTGTAGCCGCAATAGACCCCTCTTCTCGATCATGG GACACATGCCGCAAATGGGCGATCTTATGCAGTTGCTGACCGACTTGCAGAACGATCCAGAGCCATTCGAGGCAAAGCAGAAGACGCTGGACTTCTTCATCTCGTGCAACTTGCACCACGCGCTGGAAGACTGCTATCGTGAGACCTATGAGTATTTCAAGCCACTTTTCGGGTATATAGTTACAAAAAACATGCTCGATGGAGAATCCCACGAGCTGGCTGACTTCCTGGGCATTTTGGAGCGCTTCGTCGTCAGGTTTCAGAAGGACAGAGAGTCGAATCCTATTCTCAGCAAGCTGGCCACGTACAAGCAGAAGTTCAAAACGCCGCGTGTTTACTTCCATGCTAGAGACCTGAGCCGGGAGTACAAGGACCTGCGGATCTACCGGGAGAGCTACGAACACAACGTGCGCAATCTGGAGCAGCACCGAAAACTGAATTCAACATACGAGCTGGGTGTTCAGCGCACCATGCTGGATTGGAGCATGTACCTCTATCAAAGCCGCAACAAGCCCATGTCCTACTTCTACTCCACGTTTACGGTCCATTTGTACATGATGCTTTTTAATAGTCTGGAGCGTCAGCGAGATTTCACGCGGTTTCGCGAAGATGTGGAGTGTTTAAGGCTGCCGCAGTTCGTTAACGTTCTGGATGAGGCCAGAATGCTGGCTGTGATCTACTTAAAGAGCTTCAGAGCCGCCTGGATAGACTACAGCGCCTGGATCAACTCGCCCCCACAGAACAGTGGGATATACGATCAGGAAAATGGGGTCCTTCAAAAGTACCATCTTGACAACAAGCGTATATTTTTCACTCTTTACGCTCAGAACTTTTGTGAGTTTGGGAAGGATCTGGCCGAGCATGTCTTCTATCTGGGCCTTAAGCAGAACAAGGACTTTTACGACATATACTCTTGTGGTTTTCAAACGGAGAACCCTATGACTTGTGTTTAA
- the LOC6613799 gene encoding poly [ADP-ribose] polymerase tankyrase, translated as MCSTLEKESNQSEDELGDKLDQEEHKLLWSDFVSRISNPTVNSVQLHWSLLKNASVYSIDKFHKRLGWLQLDWTSSSPITVTNLEENFGYRLRIKALTVSKDRHRYEPLAISPEIVACTAAALPSTHCLSRAIRKGQQFLVKRMLRRRPSLMEYPASNGFLPLANAIVQGEMCIIDLLLSAGCSVHIGNPGSGRTPLHLAFYYGHLPSARILLNKKARLEATDSNGMTPAHCAVDANQLEIVKFALEAGANAEARDICGWTLLMRAVVMDASMELIKVLVTHGADLAAVDGVGKTCADLAKLYHRQEAKDYFDEVQKFRLQKSVATADAVTKAQLQ; from the exons ATGTGCAGCACCTTGGAAAAGGAGTCAAATCAAAGCGAAGATGAGCTTGGCGATAAATTGGACCAAGAAGAGCATAAACTCTTGTGGTCTGATTTCGTGTCGCGGATTTCCAATCCTACCGTTAACAGCGTTCAACTTCATTGGTCTTTGTTAAAAAATGCCTCGGTCTACAGTATAGATAAGTTCCATAAAAGACTGGGCTGGTTACAGTTGGATTGGACTTCCAGTTCACCCATAACAGTTACAAATCTGGAAGAAAACTTCGGATATCGACTACGTATAAAAGCGCTGACAGTTTCGAAGGATAGACACCGTTATGAGCCTTTGGCTATCTCGCCTGAAATAgtt GCTTGCACGGCTGCAGCACTCCCATCTACACACTGCCTAAGCCGAGCCATAAGAAAGGGGCAGCAATTCCTGGTTAAAAGAATGCTGCGTCGACGCCCGAGCCTGATGGAATATCCGGCTTCCAACGGATTCCTGCCACTTGCCAATGCCATTGTTCAGGGCGAGATGTGCATCATTGACTTGCTGCTCTCGGCCGGTTGCAGCGTCCACATTGGAAATCCGGGAAGCGGACGGACCCCGCTGCAC CTGGCTTTTTACTACGGTCACCTGCCGTCCGCTCGCATTCTGCTGAACAAGAAGGCCCGCCTGGAGGCGACGGACAGTAACGGCATGACTCCCGCCCACTGCGCCGTTGACGCCAATCAACTGGAAATAGTCAAGTTCGCTCTCGAAGCGGGAGCGAATGCGGAGGCCAGAGACATCTGCGGCTGGACCCTTCTTATGCGCGCAG TGGTTATGGACGCTAGCATGGAGCTCATCAAAGTCCTGGTTACGCACGGCGCAGACTTGGCGGCTGTGGATGGTGTTGGCAAAACTTGCGCCGACTTGGCGAAACTTTATCACAGACAGGAGGCAAAGGATTACTTTGACGAGGTGCAAAAGTTTAGGCTGCAGAAATCAGTCGCGACCGCAGACGCAGTGACAAAGGCACAACTGCAATAA